The genomic DNA CAGCTTGATGCTGAACTCCGGGTCCTCCAGCCAGCCCACGTTGTGGTAGGCCTGCCAGCCCATCACCACCAGCAACGCGGCCGCCACCAGGGTGGTAATACGGTGGCGTATCGCCAGCGCCGCCAGGTTCATCGGGAGGCCTCCACCTCCAGCGGTGTCACCCGCTGCCCCTCGCGCAGGAAGACCGCGCCAACGCTAACCACGCGGTCACCGACGTTCAGTGCCTCGGCGGCCAGCTGCAGCCGGTCGGCCTGCAGGCCGAGCACGGTCACCGGCACCGGCTCCAGGGTGTCGTCCTCGCGCAGCCGCCAGACCCGCGGCTCGTCCTCCCGGTCGTCCAGCGCCCCCATGGGCATCAGCCAGACGGAGTCCTCGTCGATCGCGGGCTGGAGCAGCACCCGGGCCCGCATGCCCGGGCTGGCCCCGTCCGGCGGCTCATCCAGGCGCAGCCGGATGCGCCAGGTCCCGGTAGCGGGGCTGGGGGTACTGGCGCGGTGGACCAGCCGGGCGCGGTGCAGCGCCTCGCCCAGCATCGGCAGCCGGACCTGCAGGGGGCCGGTCAGGGCTCCGCCCACGAGCAGCCGCTCGGGGATATCCACGGTGACATCCAGGCTGTCGGTGTTCTGAAACAGCACCACCGGCTGGCCCGCCTCCACCATCTGCCCCGGCTCTACCATCCGCTGCGCCAGCACGCCGTCCGTCGGGGCCTGCAAGCGGGTGTCCTGGAGGTTGTCGCGGGCGCTCTCCAGCTCCTGGCGGGTGCGCTCCACCCGGGCACTGGCCTGGGCCAGGGCGGCCCGGGCCTGGTCCAGTTGCAGTTCGGTCACCCCGGGGCCCTCGGCTGCGCGCCGGAGGCGGCGCTTTTCCGTTTCCGCCAGGCTGCGGGCCGCCTCGGCCTCGGCCAAGGCCTCCTTCAGGCCGTCCACCCGGCGCTGATAGTCGCGGGGGTCCATGCGGGCGAGCAGGTCACCGGCGCTGACCCGGTCACCTTCCGACAGGGGCAGTTCATCCACCGGGCCGGAGACGCGGAAGGCCAGCGGGGACTCGTCGTGGGCACGCAGCTGCCCGGGCAGGGTCACCAGCTCCAGGGCCGGCTGCAGTCGCGCCGGTTCCACGTACACGGGCCGGGGCAGGTCGCTGTGATCGGCCTCGGGCGCGTCGTCGCAGCCGACCAGCAGCAGCGCCAACCCCAAGGCCAGCAAGACCGGCAGGCGGGTAAGAAGGAATCGGTTGCGTCTCAAACTGCCCCCCTGGTCCCTGGTTCCTGATCCTTGGTCCCGGGGCCCTGGTACCGCCGGGATGAGGCTCCGGGTCGGTTATTCGCTACTGGCGGTCTCATCGCCCCGGAGGGCGGCCAGCAGGGTATGCCAGGACAAGGTCGCACACTTGGTCCGGCCTGGGAAGTTGCGCACCCCGGCCAGCACCGGCAGCTCGCCGGGCAGCGCGTCGCCCTCGCTTGCACGGTCGGTGAGCACGGTCTGGAGCCGGTGGAACAGCGCCTCCACCCCGGCCTCGTCCAGCCCGGTCACCGCATCCGTCATCATGGAGCTGGACGCCGTGCAAATGGCGCAGGCCTCGCCGGTGAAGCTCACCGCCTCCAGCCGGCCGTCCTCGCCCGTGCGCACGTAGACCCGGATACGATCGCCACACACGGGATTGTGTCCCTCCGCCCGATGGCTGCAGGGCTCCAACGGCGCATGGTTATGCGGATCGCGATTATGGGCAAGAACGGTCTTGCGGTAGAGGTCACTCAGCTCGGCCATGATCTCCCCAGCGACAAAAACTGCCATTATACCGAAGTCACCAGGACACCGGCCGCGGACAGAAAAATGCCCGGGTTCGGGGGACGAAACCCGGGCCAAACGGAGGTGGCAGCCAGGCTGCCTTGGCAAAGGAGAACCGGAAGGCCGGCGTGTACGACCGGCCCGCCGTCAGGCTGACATCCGGTCAGCCACCGAACAGGTCGAGCACCTTGTTGACGCCCCGCACCAGCGCGTCCACCTCGGCCTCGGTGTTGTACACCGCAAACGAGGCCCGGGCAGTGGCCGGCACGTTGAAGCGTTGCATCACTGGTTCGGCGCAGTGATGGCCGGTGCGGATGGCCACACCCTGTTGATCCAGGATGGTGCCGATATCGTGCGGATGGGCCTCTTCCATCACGAAGGAGAGCACCGCGGCCTTGTCCGGGGCCGTTCCCAGCAGCCGCACGCCTTTCAGCGCGCCCATCTGCTCCGTAGCGTAGTCGAGCAAACGGGCTTCGTGAGCAGCAATCGCCTCTAATCCGACGGACTGCACCCAATCCACCGCGGCCCCCAGGGCAATCACCCCCGCGATATTGGGCGTGCCCGCCTCAAAGCGGGCCGGCGGATCGGCGTACAGGGTCTTCTCGAAGCTGACGGTGCGGATCATGTCGCCGCCGCCCTGCCAGGGCCGCATGGCCTTCAGCAGGTCGTAACGGCCGTAGAGCACGCCCACACCGCTCGGGCCGTACAGCTTGTGGCCGGAGAAGGCGTAGAAATCGCACCCCAGGTCCTGCACGTCCACCGGGCCGTGGGGCACCGCCTGGGCGCCGTCCAGCATGACCGGTATGTCCCGCGCCTTGGCCTGCTCGATCATCCACCGCACCGGGTTGATAGTGCCCAGGGCGTTGGAGACATGGCCGACGGAGAAGAACCGCGTGCGCTCACTGAGCAGGGCCTGGAAGGCCTCCAGGTCCAGTTCGCCATTGTCCTGCACCGGGATCACCTTGAGCTCCGCCCCCGTGCGCTCGCAGAGCATCTGCCAGGGCACAATGTTGGAATGGTGCTCAATGTGACTGATGAGGATCTCGTCGCCCGGCCTGAGCATAGGCTCCACGAAGCTGTGGGCCACCAGGTTGATGGCCTCGGTGGTGCCCCGCAGGAAGACGATCTCCGCATCGCGCTCGGCGTTCAGGAGCCGCTGCACCTTCTCGCGCGCGCCCTCGAAGGCCGTGGTGCAGCGCTGGGACAGCGCGTGCACGCCGCGGTGGATGTTGGCGTAGTACCGGCGGTAACACTCCGCCTCCGCCTCGATCACCGCTTCCGGCTTCTGACAACTGGCGGCGTTGTCCAGGTAAACCAGCGGGTAGCCGTTTACCTCCTGGTGCAGAACCGGGAACTCGGCCCTCAGGGCCGCCACATCCAGCGGCGGCCCGGCCCGGTCCCGGTCGCGAACCGGGTCAACCGTGCTCATACAAGCCCCTCGAAGTCGGCCTGCCCCGGCAGGAAGCCGCCCAGCAGGCGTTGCTGATAGGTCTTCAGGCTATCCAGCTTAACGTCACTGAGCACTTCGTTGGCAAAGGCCCAGGTGAGCAGCGCCTGAGCGCTCTCTTGGTCCATACCGCGGCTGCGCAGGTAGAAGATGGCCTCCTTGTCCAGCTCGCCGACGGTGGAGCCGTGGGAGCACTTCACGTCGTCCGCGTAGATCTCCAACCGGGGGTTGGAGTGGGCCAGCGCCATCGGGCTCAGGAGCAGGTTGCGGTTCTCCTGGAAGCCGTCGGTCTTCTGGGCGCCCTCTTCCACCTTGAGCAGGCCGTCAAACACCGCCTCGGCCTTGTCCTTGAGGATGCCCTTGAACAGCTGGCTGCTGTGGCCATGCTCGCAGTCGTGGGTCATCCAGGTGTGCTGGTCGGTGAAGCGCTTGGCATCACCCAGGTACAGCCCGTTGATGATCACCTCGGCGGCTGTGCCCTTGAGCAGACCGTAATAGTCCACCCGGCTGACGCGACCGCCGTAGTTGAAGTTCTGCACGTGCACGCGGGCGTCTCGCCCTGCCTGGGCGTAGACGGCACCCAGGTGGAAGGCGTCTTTGCCCTCGCGCTGCAGCCGGTCCACCCGCACGTTGGCGTTGTCCTCGGCGATGATCTCGGTCACCGGGCTGGCCAGGTAGGCGTTGCCGTCCGGGCCGCCGTGCCACTCAATCAAACGGCACTCGGCGCTCTCCTCGGCGTGCACCAGCACGCGGGGCCAGGAGGCGCGCTCGCCACCGGCCTCGGAGCAGGCGAAGACGAACAGCACCTCCTGCTCCACCGCCTTGCCCCGGGGCACGTGCACGTAGGCCCCCTGTTGGGCGAACGCCGTGTTCAGGGCGATGAAGGGGTTCTGCTCGTAGTCCGCGTAGGCGGCCAGGTGCTGCTGCACGTCCGCCTCGTCCAGGGCGTCGGCCAGCGGCTTGACCGTCATGCCCTCCGGCAGCTCATCCATGGTGGAGTGCTGCGGGCTGAACACGCCGTCGATGAACACCAGGCGCGGGGCGTCGGGGGCCACCGAGATGGCCTCCTGAAGCACCTGCGGCGCCACGCCCAGGCTCTCGGCCGGGCGGTAGTGGTGCTGGAGCAGCGCGTCCAGCTTGATGTTCCGCCAGGCCTCCCAGCGCCGGGTGGGGAACCCCATGCGCTCGAAGGCCTCGATGGCGGCCTGGCGACGGGCCTCCAGCCAGTCCGGCCCCTGCTGCTCGGGCGACCGCTGGCGGAAGTCCTCCAGGTAAACGCTATGCTTTTCTGCCAAGGCTTCCATTCGGTCCTCCTCAGGCCGCGTTTTCACCAAACAGGGCGTAACCGGACTCTTCCAGCTCCAGCGCCAGGGTGTGGTCACC from Alkalispirillum mobile includes the following:
- a CDS encoding efflux RND transporter periplasmic adaptor subunit; the encoded protein is MRRNRFLLTRLPVLLALGLALLLVGCDDAPEADHSDLPRPVYVEPARLQPALELVTLPGQLRAHDESPLAFRVSGPVDELPLSEGDRVSAGDLLARMDPRDYQRRVDGLKEALAEAEAARSLAETEKRRLRRAAEGPGVTELQLDQARAALAQASARVERTRQELESARDNLQDTRLQAPTDGVLAQRMVEPGQMVEAGQPVVLFQNTDSLDVTVDIPERLLVGGALTGPLQVRLPMLGEALHRARLVHRASTPSPATGTWRIRLRLDEPPDGASPGMRARVLLQPAIDEDSVWLMPMGALDDREDEPRVWRLREDDTLEPVPVTVLGLQADRLQLAAEALNVGDRVVSVGAVFLREGQRVTPLEVEASR
- the sufU gene encoding Fe-S cluster assembly sulfur transfer protein SufU; protein product: MAVFVAGEIMAELSDLYRKTVLAHNRDPHNHAPLEPCSHRAEGHNPVCGDRIRVYVRTGEDGRLEAVSFTGEACAICTASSSMMTDAVTGLDEAGVEALFHRLQTVLTDRASEGDALPGELPVLAGVRNFPGRTKCATLSWHTLLAALRGDETASSE
- a CDS encoding aminotransferase class V-fold PLP-dependent enzyme, producing MSTVDPVRDRDRAGPPLDVAALRAEFPVLHQEVNGYPLVYLDNAASCQKPEAVIEAEAECYRRYYANIHRGVHALSQRCTTAFEGAREKVQRLLNAERDAEIVFLRGTTEAINLVAHSFVEPMLRPGDEILISHIEHHSNIVPWQMLCERTGAELKVIPVQDNGELDLEAFQALLSERTRFFSVGHVSNALGTINPVRWMIEQAKARDIPVMLDGAQAVPHGPVDVQDLGCDFYAFSGHKLYGPSGVGVLYGRYDLLKAMRPWQGGGDMIRTVSFEKTLYADPPARFEAGTPNIAGVIALGAAVDWVQSVGLEAIAAHEARLLDYATEQMGALKGVRLLGTAPDKAAVLSFVMEEAHPHDIGTILDQQGVAIRTGHHCAEPVMQRFNVPATARASFAVYNTEAEVDALVRGVNKVLDLFGG
- the sufD gene encoding Fe-S cluster assembly protein SufD, which produces MEALAEKHSVYLEDFRQRSPEQQGPDWLEARRQAAIEAFERMGFPTRRWEAWRNIKLDALLQHHYRPAESLGVAPQVLQEAISVAPDAPRLVFIDGVFSPQHSTMDELPEGMTVKPLADALDEADVQQHLAAYADYEQNPFIALNTAFAQQGAYVHVPRGKAVEQEVLFVFACSEAGGERASWPRVLVHAEESAECRLIEWHGGPDGNAYLASPVTEIIAEDNANVRVDRLQREGKDAFHLGAVYAQAGRDARVHVQNFNYGGRVSRVDYYGLLKGTAAEVIINGLYLGDAKRFTDQHTWMTHDCEHGHSSQLFKGILKDKAEAVFDGLLKVEEGAQKTDGFQENRNLLLSPMALAHSNPRLEIYADDVKCSHGSTVGELDKEAIFYLRSRGMDQESAQALLTWAFANEVLSDVKLDSLKTYQQRLLGGFLPGQADFEGLV